From Coffea arabica cultivar ET-39 chromosome 2e, Coffea Arabica ET-39 HiFi, whole genome shotgun sequence, the proteins below share one genomic window:
- the LOC113729719 gene encoding putative pectate lyase 2 — protein MNAIDSCWRSDPNWAANRQALADCARGFGADATGGKNGRVYTVTDSSDNPSNPKPGTLRYGAIQREPLWILFAKDMIISLKAVLSVSSYKTIDGRGVKVEIANGPCMEVRSASHVIIHGISIHDCEAQRPGLGDAITITGSSDAWTDHCFFSSCVDGLGDIIRGSTAITISNNFFTKQDKVMLLGHDDDHDEDKSMRITVAFNYFGPGLLQRMPRVRHGYAHVANNRYERWTSYAIGGSANPTILSEGNQYTASDNPRAKEVTMRIQDEDWKTWTWKSSRDVFNNGAFFVQSGSGSYLPNYSPSQSFTVAHGAAVLTLTSDAGPLECNTNKTC, from the exons ATGAACGCCATAGATTCTTGCTGGCGTTCAGACCCTAACTGGGCCGCCAATCGCCAGGCTTTAGCTGATTGTGCAAGAGGCTTTGGCGCCGATGCAACGGGTGGAAAAAATGGTAGAGTTTATACTGTTACCGACTCATCCGACAACCCCTCCAATCCCAAGCCAGGGACATTACGCTATGGTGCAATCCAGAGGGAACCTCTTTGGATTTTATTCGCCAAGGACATGATAATTTCTTTGAAAGCAGTTCTATCTGTGAGTAGTTACAAGACCATAGATGGGAGAGGAGTCAAGGTAGAAATTGCCAATGGACCATGCATGGAGGTCAGAAGTGCTAGCCATGTTATAATACATGGAATCAGCATTCATGATTGTGAAGCCCAGAGGCCGGGCTTGGGTGATGCCATAACCATAACTGGATCTTCTGATGCATGGACTGATCATTGCTTTTTCTCTAGCTGTGTAGATGGCCTCGGAGACATCATTCGTGGTTCCACTGCGATCACCATCTCCAACAATTTCTTCACGAAACAAGATAAA GTCATGTTGCTTGGACACGATGATGATCATGACGAGGACAAGAGCATGAGGATTACTGTTGCATTCAATTACTTTGGCCCGGGTCTACTCCAAAGGATGCCAAG AGTTAGGCACGGCTATGCCCATGTTGCAAACAACAGGTATGAAAGATGGACAAGTTATGCCATTGGTGGGAGTGCGAACCCCACCATACTAAGTGAAGGCAACCAATACACTGCTTCAGACAATCCTCGAGCCAAGGAG GTTACAATGAGGATTCAAGATGAAGATTGGAAGACCTGGACGTGGAAATCTTCCCGGGATGTATTTAACAATGGAGCTTTTTTCGTTCAGTCGGGATCAGGAAGCTATCTTCCTAATTACTCACCATCTCAATCCTTCACCGTCGCACATGGGGCTGCAGTTCTGACTTTAACCTCTGATGCTGGTCCTCTGGAATGTAACACAAACAAAACATGTTAG
- the LOC113733191 gene encoding signal peptide peptidase-like 4 isoform X1 — protein MKLKMRALSCTVSTVVLAVVFLSSSSVFAGDIVHQDDEAPRRPGCDNNFVLVKVATWIDGNEEMEFVGVGARFGQTLESKEKRADQTRLALADPPDCCSKPKNKLTGEVILVYRGNCSFTTKANVAEEAGASAVLIINNQTELFKMVCEPNETDIDIQIPAVMLPIDAGQKLEAVMKNKSAVMAQLYSPHRPLVDVAEVFLWLMAVGAILCASYWSAWTAREAAIEMDKLLKDGSDDYLNLESSNLRGVVDINTTSAVLFVVVASGFLVMLYKLMSFWFIEVLVVLFCIGGIEGLQTCLVALLSCFRCFEHAGESFIKVPFIGAVSYLTLAVSPFCIAFAVVWAVYRRVSFAWIGQDILGIALIVTVLQIIRVPNLKVGTVLLSCAFLYDIFWVFVSKWWFKESVMIVVARGDRSGEDGIPMLLKIPRMFDPWGGYSIIGFGDIILPGLLVAFSLRYDWLSKKNLREGYFLWAMIAYGLGLLITYMALNMMDGHGQPALLYIVPFTLGTFLTLGKKRGDLKNLWTRGEPERPCSHVELQQTE, from the exons atGAAGTTAAAGATGAGAGCTTTGAGCTGTACTGTTAGTACAGTTGTTCTTGCAGTTGTGTTTTTGAGTAGTTCTTCAGTGTTTGCAGGCGATATAGTTCACCAAGATGATGAGGCACCTAGAAGACCTGGTTGTGACAATAATTTTGTTCTG GTGAAAGTTGCAACTTGGATTGATGGCAATGAGGAAATGGAATTTGTTGGTGTTGGTGCTCGATTTGGCCAAACCTTGGAATCCAAAGAGAAGCGTGCCGACCAAACAAGACTTGCCCTTGCTGACCCCCCTGATTGTTGTAGTAAACCAAAAAATAAG CTTACCGGTGAGGTCATCTTGGTGTACCGAGGTAATTGTAGTTTCACAACTAAAGCAAATGTTGCAGAGGAAGCAGGTGCTTCTGCAGTCCTCATCATTAACAACCAGACAG AACTCTTCAAGATGGTTTGTGAACCCAACGAGACTGATATAGATATTCAGATACCTGCTGTGATGCTTCCTATTGATGCTGGTCAGAAGTTGGAGGCCGTTATGAAAAACAAGTCTGCTG TTATGGCGCAACTATATTCTCCGCACCGTCCACTTGTTGATGTAGCTGAAGTGTTTTTATGGCTTATGGCTGTTGGCGCAATCTTATGTGCATCGTACTGGTCTGCATGGACTGCTAGAGAAGCAGCAATTGAGATGGACAAGCTTTTAAAG GATGGCTCAGATGACTATCTTAATTTGGAGAGTAGTAATTTAAGAGGAGTGGTGGACATCAACACAACTTCTGCAGTTCTCTTTGTTGTAGTTGCTTCTGGTTTCTTGGTTATGCTTTACAAATTGATGTCATTCTGGTTCATTGAGGTGCTGGTGGTTCTATTTTGCATTGGCGGCATAGAG GGACTGCAAACCTGTTTGGTGGCATTGTTATCATG TTTCAGATGTTTTGAACATGCTGGAGAGTCTTTCATAAAGGTCCCCTTTATTGGAGCTGTATCATACCTGACACTGGCTGTTTCTCCATTCTGCATAGCATTTGCTGTTGTATGGGCAGTTTACCGCCGTGTCTCATTTGCTTGGATTGGTCAAGATATCCTT GGTATTGCTTTGATAGTCACAGTTCTCCAGATCATACGAGTTCCAAATTTGAAG GTTGGAACAGTTCTACTAAGTTGTGCATTCCTATATGACATTTTCTGGGTGTTTGTTTCAAAGTGGTGGTTTAAGGAGAGTGTGATGATAGTG GTTGCTCGTGGTGATAGAAGTGGAGAAGATGGTATACCAATGCTACTCAAGATCCCTCGGATGTTTGATCCATGGGGTGGCTACAGTATAATTGGATTTGGCGACATCATCTTGCCTGGATTGCTGGTGGCCTTTTCACTAAG GTATGATTGGCTGTCCAAGAAGAATCTTCGAGAAGGATACTTTCTGTGGGCAATGATTGCGTATGGATTAG GTCTCCTCATTACTTACATGGCCCTGAACATGATGGATGGACATGGCCAACCAGCATTACTTTATATTGTTCCTTTCACACTAG GTACATTCTTGACATTAGGGAAGAAGAGAGGTGATCTTAAGAATCTATGGACAAGAGGAGAGCCAGAGAGACCTTGCTCCCATGTCGAACTCCAACAGACTGAATGA
- the LOC113733191 gene encoding signal peptide peptidase-like 4 isoform X2: MKLKMRALSCTVSTVVLAVVFLSSSSVFAGDIVHQDDEAPRRPGCDNNFVLVKVATWIDGNEEMEFVGVGARFGQTLESKEKRADQTRLALADPPDCCSKPKNKLTGEVILVYRGNCSFTTKANVAEEAGASAVLIINNQTELFKMVCEPNETDIDIQIPAVMLPIDAGQKLEAVMKNKSAVMAQLYSPHRPLVDVAEVFLWLMAVGAILCASYWSAWTAREAAIEMDKLLKDGSDDYLNLESSNLRGVVDINTTSAVLFVVVASGFLVMLYKLMSFWFIEVLVVLFCIGGIEGLQTCLVALLSCFRCFEHAGESFIKVPFIGAVSYLTLAVSPFCIAFAVVWAVYRRVSFAWIGQDILGIALIVTVLQIIRVPNLKVGTVLLSCAFLYDIFWVFVSKWWFKESVMIVVARGDRSGEDGIPMLLKIPRMFDPWGGYSIIGFGDIILPGLLVAFSLRYDWLSKKNLREGYFLWAMIAYGLGTFLTLGKKRGDLKNLWTRGEPERPCSHVELQQTE; encoded by the exons atGAAGTTAAAGATGAGAGCTTTGAGCTGTACTGTTAGTACAGTTGTTCTTGCAGTTGTGTTTTTGAGTAGTTCTTCAGTGTTTGCAGGCGATATAGTTCACCAAGATGATGAGGCACCTAGAAGACCTGGTTGTGACAATAATTTTGTTCTG GTGAAAGTTGCAACTTGGATTGATGGCAATGAGGAAATGGAATTTGTTGGTGTTGGTGCTCGATTTGGCCAAACCTTGGAATCCAAAGAGAAGCGTGCCGACCAAACAAGACTTGCCCTTGCTGACCCCCCTGATTGTTGTAGTAAACCAAAAAATAAG CTTACCGGTGAGGTCATCTTGGTGTACCGAGGTAATTGTAGTTTCACAACTAAAGCAAATGTTGCAGAGGAAGCAGGTGCTTCTGCAGTCCTCATCATTAACAACCAGACAG AACTCTTCAAGATGGTTTGTGAACCCAACGAGACTGATATAGATATTCAGATACCTGCTGTGATGCTTCCTATTGATGCTGGTCAGAAGTTGGAGGCCGTTATGAAAAACAAGTCTGCTG TTATGGCGCAACTATATTCTCCGCACCGTCCACTTGTTGATGTAGCTGAAGTGTTTTTATGGCTTATGGCTGTTGGCGCAATCTTATGTGCATCGTACTGGTCTGCATGGACTGCTAGAGAAGCAGCAATTGAGATGGACAAGCTTTTAAAG GATGGCTCAGATGACTATCTTAATTTGGAGAGTAGTAATTTAAGAGGAGTGGTGGACATCAACACAACTTCTGCAGTTCTCTTTGTTGTAGTTGCTTCTGGTTTCTTGGTTATGCTTTACAAATTGATGTCATTCTGGTTCATTGAGGTGCTGGTGGTTCTATTTTGCATTGGCGGCATAGAG GGACTGCAAACCTGTTTGGTGGCATTGTTATCATG TTTCAGATGTTTTGAACATGCTGGAGAGTCTTTCATAAAGGTCCCCTTTATTGGAGCTGTATCATACCTGACACTGGCTGTTTCTCCATTCTGCATAGCATTTGCTGTTGTATGGGCAGTTTACCGCCGTGTCTCATTTGCTTGGATTGGTCAAGATATCCTT GGTATTGCTTTGATAGTCACAGTTCTCCAGATCATACGAGTTCCAAATTTGAAG GTTGGAACAGTTCTACTAAGTTGTGCATTCCTATATGACATTTTCTGGGTGTTTGTTTCAAAGTGGTGGTTTAAGGAGAGTGTGATGATAGTG GTTGCTCGTGGTGATAGAAGTGGAGAAGATGGTATACCAATGCTACTCAAGATCCCTCGGATGTTTGATCCATGGGGTGGCTACAGTATAATTGGATTTGGCGACATCATCTTGCCTGGATTGCTGGTGGCCTTTTCACTAAG GTATGATTGGCTGTCCAAGAAGAATCTTCGAGAAGGATACTTTCTGTGGGCAATGATTGCGTATGGATTAG GTACATTCTTGACATTAGGGAAGAAGAGAGGTGATCTTAAGAATCTATGGACAAGAGGAGAGCCAGAGAGACCTTGCTCCCATGTCGAACTCCAACAGACTGAATGA
- the LOC113733191 gene encoding signal peptide peptidase-like 4 isoform X3: MEFVGVGARFGQTLESKEKRADQTRLALADPPDCCSKPKNKLTGEVILVYRGNCSFTTKANVAEEAGASAVLIINNQTELFKMVCEPNETDIDIQIPAVMLPIDAGQKLEAVMKNKSAVMAQLYSPHRPLVDVAEVFLWLMAVGAILCASYWSAWTAREAAIEMDKLLKDGSDDYLNLESSNLRGVVDINTTSAVLFVVVASGFLVMLYKLMSFWFIEVLVVLFCIGGIEGLQTCLVALLSCFRCFEHAGESFIKVPFIGAVSYLTLAVSPFCIAFAVVWAVYRRVSFAWIGQDILGIALIVTVLQIIRVPNLKVGTVLLSCAFLYDIFWVFVSKWWFKESVMIVVARGDRSGEDGIPMLLKIPRMFDPWGGYSIIGFGDIILPGLLVAFSLRYDWLSKKNLREGYFLWAMIAYGLGLLITYMALNMMDGHGQPALLYIVPFTLGTFLTLGKKRGDLKNLWTRGEPERPCSHVELQQTE; the protein is encoded by the exons ATGGAATTTGTTGGTGTTGGTGCTCGATTTGGCCAAACCTTGGAATCCAAAGAGAAGCGTGCCGACCAAACAAGACTTGCCCTTGCTGACCCCCCTGATTGTTGTAGTAAACCAAAAAATAAG CTTACCGGTGAGGTCATCTTGGTGTACCGAGGTAATTGTAGTTTCACAACTAAAGCAAATGTTGCAGAGGAAGCAGGTGCTTCTGCAGTCCTCATCATTAACAACCAGACAG AACTCTTCAAGATGGTTTGTGAACCCAACGAGACTGATATAGATATTCAGATACCTGCTGTGATGCTTCCTATTGATGCTGGTCAGAAGTTGGAGGCCGTTATGAAAAACAAGTCTGCTG TTATGGCGCAACTATATTCTCCGCACCGTCCACTTGTTGATGTAGCTGAAGTGTTTTTATGGCTTATGGCTGTTGGCGCAATCTTATGTGCATCGTACTGGTCTGCATGGACTGCTAGAGAAGCAGCAATTGAGATGGACAAGCTTTTAAAG GATGGCTCAGATGACTATCTTAATTTGGAGAGTAGTAATTTAAGAGGAGTGGTGGACATCAACACAACTTCTGCAGTTCTCTTTGTTGTAGTTGCTTCTGGTTTCTTGGTTATGCTTTACAAATTGATGTCATTCTGGTTCATTGAGGTGCTGGTGGTTCTATTTTGCATTGGCGGCATAGAG GGACTGCAAACCTGTTTGGTGGCATTGTTATCATG TTTCAGATGTTTTGAACATGCTGGAGAGTCTTTCATAAAGGTCCCCTTTATTGGAGCTGTATCATACCTGACACTGGCTGTTTCTCCATTCTGCATAGCATTTGCTGTTGTATGGGCAGTTTACCGCCGTGTCTCATTTGCTTGGATTGGTCAAGATATCCTT GGTATTGCTTTGATAGTCACAGTTCTCCAGATCATACGAGTTCCAAATTTGAAG GTTGGAACAGTTCTACTAAGTTGTGCATTCCTATATGACATTTTCTGGGTGTTTGTTTCAAAGTGGTGGTTTAAGGAGAGTGTGATGATAGTG GTTGCTCGTGGTGATAGAAGTGGAGAAGATGGTATACCAATGCTACTCAAGATCCCTCGGATGTTTGATCCATGGGGTGGCTACAGTATAATTGGATTTGGCGACATCATCTTGCCTGGATTGCTGGTGGCCTTTTCACTAAG GTATGATTGGCTGTCCAAGAAGAATCTTCGAGAAGGATACTTTCTGTGGGCAATGATTGCGTATGGATTAG GTCTCCTCATTACTTACATGGCCCTGAACATGATGGATGGACATGGCCAACCAGCATTACTTTATATTGTTCCTTTCACACTAG GTACATTCTTGACATTAGGGAAGAAGAGAGGTGATCTTAAGAATCTATGGACAAGAGGAGAGCCAGAGAGACCTTGCTCCCATGTCGAACTCCAACAGACTGAATGA
- the LOC113733192 gene encoding SKP1-like protein 21 isoform X2, whose translation MAEADREIIKPEMMKSYIWLQTSDGSLQQVEQEVAVFCPWICHEIHSGMGSSKTYPISLPSRVSPAMLSLILDYCRFHQVPGRSNKERKSFDEKFIRMDTKRLCELTSAADSLQLKPLVDLTSRALARMIEGKTPEEIRDIFHLPDDLTEEEKLEPIKNTIDDPRIRLLNRLYARKRKELKERERLKNVEIEEERVDERSVEDLLSFINGGDAESKVVKTSKTKKKNRRRKEPQKNTPGNDTSTSNSTSLSSNAVHIDKQESNGLDSTCHDAAACDHLLSDPGNPSKLPYIEEGFSPDDEFDDIDPAMQEKIDKEVADFARRLNSDWPEILSLGQERRRIPTAINCNGSLKRYARLDQQQK comes from the exons ATGGCAGAAGCTGATAGGGAAATTATTAAACCTGAG ATGATGAAGTCATATATATGGCTTCAGACCTCAGACGGTTCATTGCAACAAGTTGAGCAAGAGGTTGCTGTTTTTTGTCCTTGGATATGTCATGAGATACATTCAGGCATGGGATCATCAAAGACTTACCCCATCTCTCTTCCTTCACGGGTCAGTCCAGCCATGTTGAGTCTGATTCTTGATTACTGCCGATTTCATCAAGTACCAGGGCGCAGTAACAAG GAGCGGAAGTCTTTTGATGAGAAATTTATTAGGATGGATACAAAAAGGCTCTGTGAGTTGACTTCTGCTGCTGACAGTTTGCAACTGAAGCCTCTGGTTGATCTTACTAGTCGTGCACTTGCACGAATGATTGAGGGGAAGACTCCTGAAGAGATACGTGATATCTTTCATCTTCCTGATGACCTTACTGAG GAAGAGAAGCTGGAACCTATAAAGAATACAATTGATGACCCGCGTATTCGGCTGTTAAATAGGTTATATgctagaaaaaggaaagaattgaagGAAAGGGAGAGATTAAAG AATGTTGAAATTGAAGAAGAGCGTGTGGATGAGCGATCAGTTGAGGACCTCTTATCTTTTATTAATGGTGGAGATGCAG AGTCCAAAGTGGTCAAAACTTCTAAGACCAAAAAGAAGAATCGACGAAGGAAGGAACCACAGAAGAACACCCCAGGAAACGACACTAGTACTTCAAATAGCACATCTTTATCCAGCAATGCTGTACACATTGATAAG CAGGAATCAAATGGGCTTGACTCTACATGTCATGATGCTGCAGCCTGTGATCACCTTCTAAGCGATCCTGGTAATCCATCGAAGCTGCCGTATATAGAAGAAGGCTTTTCACCTGATGATGAGTTTGATGATATTGACCCAGCTATGCAAGAGAAGATTGATAA GGAAGTTGCGGATTTTGCTCGAAGATTAAATTCAGACTGGCCAGAGATACTCTCTCTCGGTCAAGAGAGGAGGAGGATACCAACAGCCATTAACTGCAATGGTTCCTTGAAGAGATATGCAA GACTGGACCAGCAGCAGAAATGA
- the LOC113733192 gene encoding SKP1-like protein 21 isoform X4 yields MAEADREIIKPEMMKSYIWLQTSDGSLQQVEQEVAVFCPWICHEIHSGMGSSKTYPISLPSRVSPAMLSLILDYCRFHQVPGRSNKERKSFDEKFIRMDTKRLCELTSAADSLQLKPLVDLTSRALARMIEGKTPEEIRDIFHLPDDLTEEEKLEPIKNTIDDPRIRLLNRLYARKRKELKERERLKNVEIEEERVDERSVEDLLSFINGGDAESKVVKTSKTKKKNRRRKEPQKNTPGNDTSTSNSTSLSSNAVHIDKESNGLDSTCHDAAACDHLLSDPGNPSKLPYIEEGFSPDDEFDDIDPAMQEKIDKEVADFARRLNSDWPEILSLGQERRRIPTAINCNGSLKRYARLDQQQK; encoded by the exons ATGGCAGAAGCTGATAGGGAAATTATTAAACCTGAG ATGATGAAGTCATATATATGGCTTCAGACCTCAGACGGTTCATTGCAACAAGTTGAGCAAGAGGTTGCTGTTTTTTGTCCTTGGATATGTCATGAGATACATTCAGGCATGGGATCATCAAAGACTTACCCCATCTCTCTTCCTTCACGGGTCAGTCCAGCCATGTTGAGTCTGATTCTTGATTACTGCCGATTTCATCAAGTACCAGGGCGCAGTAACAAG GAGCGGAAGTCTTTTGATGAGAAATTTATTAGGATGGATACAAAAAGGCTCTGTGAGTTGACTTCTGCTGCTGACAGTTTGCAACTGAAGCCTCTGGTTGATCTTACTAGTCGTGCACTTGCACGAATGATTGAGGGGAAGACTCCTGAAGAGATACGTGATATCTTTCATCTTCCTGATGACCTTACTGAG GAAGAGAAGCTGGAACCTATAAAGAATACAATTGATGACCCGCGTATTCGGCTGTTAAATAGGTTATATgctagaaaaaggaaagaattgaagGAAAGGGAGAGATTAAAG AATGTTGAAATTGAAGAAGAGCGTGTGGATGAGCGATCAGTTGAGGACCTCTTATCTTTTATTAATGGTGGAGATGCAG AGTCCAAAGTGGTCAAAACTTCTAAGACCAAAAAGAAGAATCGACGAAGGAAGGAACCACAGAAGAACACCCCAGGAAACGACACTAGTACTTCAAATAGCACATCTTTATCCAGCAATGCTGTACACATTGATAAG GAATCAAATGGGCTTGACTCTACATGTCATGATGCTGCAGCCTGTGATCACCTTCTAAGCGATCCTGGTAATCCATCGAAGCTGCCGTATATAGAAGAAGGCTTTTCACCTGATGATGAGTTTGATGATATTGACCCAGCTATGCAAGAGAAGATTGATAA GGAAGTTGCGGATTTTGCTCGAAGATTAAATTCAGACTGGCCAGAGATACTCTCTCTCGGTCAAGAGAGGAGGAGGATACCAACAGCCATTAACTGCAATGGTTCCTTGAAGAGATATGCAA GACTGGACCAGCAGCAGAAATGA
- the LOC113733192 gene encoding SKP1-like protein 21 isoform X1, producing MAEADREIIKPEMMKSYIWLQTSDGSLQQVEQEVAVFCPWICHEIHSGMGSSKTYPISLPSRVSPAMLSLILDYCRFHQVPGRSNKERKSFDEKFIRMDTKRLCELTSAADSLQLKPLVDLTSRALARMIEGKTPEEIRDIFHLPDDLTEEEKLEPIKNTIDDPRIRLLNRLYARKRKELKERERLKNVEIEEERVDERSVEDLLSFINGGDAESKVVKTSKTKKKNRRRKEPQKNTPGNDTSTSNSTSLSSNAVHIDKQESNGLDSTCHDAAACDHLLSDPGNPSKLPYIEEGFSPDDEFDDIDPAMQEKIDKEVADFARRLNSDWPEILSLGQERRRIPTAINCNGSLKRYASSASLAP from the exons ATGGCAGAAGCTGATAGGGAAATTATTAAACCTGAG ATGATGAAGTCATATATATGGCTTCAGACCTCAGACGGTTCATTGCAACAAGTTGAGCAAGAGGTTGCTGTTTTTTGTCCTTGGATATGTCATGAGATACATTCAGGCATGGGATCATCAAAGACTTACCCCATCTCTCTTCCTTCACGGGTCAGTCCAGCCATGTTGAGTCTGATTCTTGATTACTGCCGATTTCATCAAGTACCAGGGCGCAGTAACAAG GAGCGGAAGTCTTTTGATGAGAAATTTATTAGGATGGATACAAAAAGGCTCTGTGAGTTGACTTCTGCTGCTGACAGTTTGCAACTGAAGCCTCTGGTTGATCTTACTAGTCGTGCACTTGCACGAATGATTGAGGGGAAGACTCCTGAAGAGATACGTGATATCTTTCATCTTCCTGATGACCTTACTGAG GAAGAGAAGCTGGAACCTATAAAGAATACAATTGATGACCCGCGTATTCGGCTGTTAAATAGGTTATATgctagaaaaaggaaagaattgaagGAAAGGGAGAGATTAAAG AATGTTGAAATTGAAGAAGAGCGTGTGGATGAGCGATCAGTTGAGGACCTCTTATCTTTTATTAATGGTGGAGATGCAG AGTCCAAAGTGGTCAAAACTTCTAAGACCAAAAAGAAGAATCGACGAAGGAAGGAACCACAGAAGAACACCCCAGGAAACGACACTAGTACTTCAAATAGCACATCTTTATCCAGCAATGCTGTACACATTGATAAG CAGGAATCAAATGGGCTTGACTCTACATGTCATGATGCTGCAGCCTGTGATCACCTTCTAAGCGATCCTGGTAATCCATCGAAGCTGCCGTATATAGAAGAAGGCTTTTCACCTGATGATGAGTTTGATGATATTGACCCAGCTATGCAAGAGAAGATTGATAA GGAAGTTGCGGATTTTGCTCGAAGATTAAATTCAGACTGGCCAGAGATACTCTCTCTCGGTCAAGAGAGGAGGAGGATACCAACAGCCATTAACTGCAATGGTTCCTTGAAGAGATATGCAA GTTCAGCAAGCCTGGCTCCATAG
- the LOC113733192 gene encoding SKP1-like protein 21 isoform X3, with the protein MAEADREIIKPEMMKSYIWLQTSDGSLQQVEQEVAVFCPWICHEIHSGMGSSKTYPISLPSRVSPAMLSLILDYCRFHQVPGRSNKERKSFDEKFIRMDTKRLCELTSAADSLQLKPLVDLTSRALARMIEGKTPEEIRDIFHLPDDLTEEEKLEPIKNTIDDPRIRLLNRLYARKRKELKERERLKNVEIEEERVDERSVEDLLSFINGGDAESKVVKTSKTKKKNRRRKEPQKNTPGNDTSTSNSTSLSSNAVHIDKESNGLDSTCHDAAACDHLLSDPGNPSKLPYIEEGFSPDDEFDDIDPAMQEKIDKEVADFARRLNSDWPEILSLGQERRRIPTAINCNGSLKRYASSASLAP; encoded by the exons ATGGCAGAAGCTGATAGGGAAATTATTAAACCTGAG ATGATGAAGTCATATATATGGCTTCAGACCTCAGACGGTTCATTGCAACAAGTTGAGCAAGAGGTTGCTGTTTTTTGTCCTTGGATATGTCATGAGATACATTCAGGCATGGGATCATCAAAGACTTACCCCATCTCTCTTCCTTCACGGGTCAGTCCAGCCATGTTGAGTCTGATTCTTGATTACTGCCGATTTCATCAAGTACCAGGGCGCAGTAACAAG GAGCGGAAGTCTTTTGATGAGAAATTTATTAGGATGGATACAAAAAGGCTCTGTGAGTTGACTTCTGCTGCTGACAGTTTGCAACTGAAGCCTCTGGTTGATCTTACTAGTCGTGCACTTGCACGAATGATTGAGGGGAAGACTCCTGAAGAGATACGTGATATCTTTCATCTTCCTGATGACCTTACTGAG GAAGAGAAGCTGGAACCTATAAAGAATACAATTGATGACCCGCGTATTCGGCTGTTAAATAGGTTATATgctagaaaaaggaaagaattgaagGAAAGGGAGAGATTAAAG AATGTTGAAATTGAAGAAGAGCGTGTGGATGAGCGATCAGTTGAGGACCTCTTATCTTTTATTAATGGTGGAGATGCAG AGTCCAAAGTGGTCAAAACTTCTAAGACCAAAAAGAAGAATCGACGAAGGAAGGAACCACAGAAGAACACCCCAGGAAACGACACTAGTACTTCAAATAGCACATCTTTATCCAGCAATGCTGTACACATTGATAAG GAATCAAATGGGCTTGACTCTACATGTCATGATGCTGCAGCCTGTGATCACCTTCTAAGCGATCCTGGTAATCCATCGAAGCTGCCGTATATAGAAGAAGGCTTTTCACCTGATGATGAGTTTGATGATATTGACCCAGCTATGCAAGAGAAGATTGATAA GGAAGTTGCGGATTTTGCTCGAAGATTAAATTCAGACTGGCCAGAGATACTCTCTCTCGGTCAAGAGAGGAGGAGGATACCAACAGCCATTAACTGCAATGGTTCCTTGAAGAGATATGCAA GTTCAGCAAGCCTGGCTCCATAG